One stretch of Thalassophryne amazonica chromosome 17, fThaAma1.1, whole genome shotgun sequence DNA includes these proteins:
- the LOC117530061 gene encoding uncharacterized protein LOC117530061, whose protein sequence is MSFAIFVTMMLLCSSVVTAFVLQTSREERAASADPPAAQHNRFQSLHSIRKSLLEALDLQTEPQLPAAELHSIREQWMSSFRNIDLRAKHNAGIWIYFLLLIVFHVAALSGFSMSPDAANTSLTCCSTASEISMKDLGWDSWVIYPTGLTIVQCAHCTREGNTVQNPPTHTNGAHAQVQVPCCRPTSRDTVPIVYMDESSSIVISSVQLIRNCGCGPGDLQQLGQD, encoded by the exons ATGTCTTTTGCCATCTTTGTCACGATGATGCTTCTGTGCTCTTCAGTGGTGACTGCATTTGTCCTGCAGACATCCAGAGAAGAACGTGCAGCCTCTGCTGACCCTCCTGCAGCCCAACACAACAG GTTCCAGTCGTTGCACTCCATCAGGAAGAGTCTGCTGGAGGCTCTGGACCTGCAGACGGAGCCACAGCTGCCTGCTGCTGAGCTGCACAGTATCAGAGAACAATGGATGAGCAGCTTCAGGAACATCGATCTTCGAGCCAAACACAATGCAG GAATCTGGATCTACTTCCTGTTACTGATTGTCTTTCACGTTGCAGCGCTCTCTGGGTTCTCTATGTCTCCTGATGCTGCAAACACAAGTCTGACATGCTGCTCCACCGCCTCAGAGATCTCCATGAAAG ATCTGGGCTGGGACAGCTGGGTGATCTATCCTACCGGCCTCACCATTGTTCAGTGTGCACACTGCACACGTGAAGGAAACACTGTGCAAAACCCTCCAACCCACACCAACGGTGCACACGCACAGGTA CAGGTTCCGTGCTGCCGTCCCACCTCCCGTGACACGGTGCCCATCGTCTACATGGACGAGTCCAGCAGCATCGTCATTTCGTCCGTGCAGCTGATCCGTAACTGCGGCTGTGGACCTGGTGACCTGCAGCAGCTCGGCCAAGACTAG